Within the Flavobacterium sp. CG_23.5 genome, the region TTAGAATGCTGGAATAAAGGGCTAATCGAACAAAAAAGAGATGAAATAAAACGAAAAATAACATTCAAACTCAAAATCCCATACCAACAAATATCGGGCAATACGAGTCTGAAGTGCAGTTCCTTGCAAAATTTAGAGATTCCGCCTTTTTTTGTGGGTGAACTAAATTTTAGTGAAATCGAAATGACCAGGCCTGAAACATTTCTACAAACATCGGTGTAAAACTCGCCTTCGTTTGTTCCTTGCAAGACAAAGATATTGACTAATTGCGTATGTTTGTAAAACTTAAAATGTTAAAGTCCGATTATTAGGGGGCTAAACCATTGGTCAAACGTACATTTTAAAAGAATATGGAGCAAATTCTCAATTTGGGGAATATAATATATATCAAAATATTGGAGATTTGCGATATAAAACAACTTCAACAATCACAGGCGAACTAAAAATAACCAATCATAATTTTAATAAAGCAATACCGTCTGGTACTTTCTGGTTTGATGCAATAAACTCTGAAGGGGAAAAATACAAGTACGCGATGGTCGATTTGATAGGGAATATTAAAAATTAATTATAAAAAGTAAGATTGGCAAAAAGATAATTTTACAAAGATCAAATTAAACAACACCTCACATTTATATAATTTAAAAAATCATTAAGATCAAATAGTTGCAATAAAATTAACTAAAAATTAACACGTAAAAAGTATATATATTTTATTTTTAACAAAAACTTAACCAATGAAAAACCTACTATTTTTATTCGCAACAGTTCTTATATTAAGTTGTTGCTCTACAGATGACAACAAACCGAAAAAGCCAATAGACCAACTACCTCCTGCTACACAAACAGGTGCAAATACTGCTGGTTGTTTAATAAATGGTGAAGCATTTTTACCAAAAGGAACTGGAATAATATTAAATTGTTTATATCAAGACGGATTGAATTTTGGATTAAGAATTACTGAAAATATGAATGATACTTCAAGATCAATTTATATCTCAACTTTAAATCAAAATTTAGAAATAGGTAAAATATACGACTTACAGGAATATAATTCTAAATGGGGGCAGTTTGTTGTATTTACGGGAGGT harbors:
- a CDS encoding DUF6252 family protein, producing MKNLLFLFATVLILSCCSTDDNKPKKPIDQLPPATQTGANTAGCLINGEAFLPKGTGIILNCLYQDGLNFGLRITENMNDTSRSIYISTLNQNLEIGKIYDLQEYNSKWGQFVVFTGGIGKDDYRTTLTITGELKITNHNFSKAILSGTFWFDAVNSKGEKIQVREGRFDMEY